A genomic segment from Elusimicrobium sp. encodes:
- a CDS encoding pyridoxine 5'-phosphate synthase, which yields MSLKLGVNIDHVATLRQARRTPYPDPVDAASLCLSTGADYIVVHLRKDARHINEKDVSRLCKTFPGKIHLECSYTPELEKAALKHKPFSVCIVPEEPGEVTTTGGLKFTPKVTKRLMQMIENLHKKKILVSLFVSPVAADIRTAAKLGADIVELCTRDYSEATTSKKAQKCLQDLALSTLLANELGLEVHAGHGLDYHNVLAVADIGGMTCMNIGFSIITRSLFAGLPTAVSEMKGLL from the coding sequence ATGAGTTTGAAATTGGGAGTAAACATAGACCATGTAGCAACTTTGCGCCAGGCTCGCCGTACCCCGTACCCGGATCCGGTAGATGCCGCGTCCCTCTGCTTAAGCACGGGGGCGGACTATATTGTAGTGCATCTTCGCAAAGATGCCCGCCATATTAACGAAAAAGATGTTTCCCGCCTGTGCAAAACGTTTCCCGGTAAAATTCATTTGGAATGTTCTTACACCCCGGAATTGGAAAAGGCAGCTCTTAAGCACAAACCTTTCTCCGTTTGCATCGTACCCGAAGAACCGGGTGAAGTAACCACTACTGGCGGTCTTAAATTTACCCCGAAGGTAACCAAACGCCTGATGCAGATGATTGAAAACCTGCATAAAAAGAAAATTTTAGTCAGCCTCTTTGTCAGCCCCGTGGCGGCGGATATCCGCACGGCGGCTAAACTCGGTGCGGATATTGTGGAACTCTGCACGCGCGATTATAGCGAGGCTACCACCTCTAAAAAAGCCCAAAAATGCCTACAGGATTTGGCTTTGTCCACCCTGCTGGCCAACGAACTCGGCTTGGAAGTACACGCCGGGCACGGGCTTGATTACCACAATGTTTTAGCCGTGGCGGATATCGGCGGAATGACCTGTATGAATATTGGTTTTTCCATTATTACCCGTTCGCTTTTTGCGGGGCTTCCTACCGCAGTAAGCGAGATGAAAGGTCTTTTATAA
- the glmM gene encoding phosphoglucosamine mutase, with the protein MAKYFGTDGIRAVAGQFPLVDDFIQKLGYAALRELKEYAQAEHLKPQVIIAQDSRASGPAILAALEKGIRAAGVNVISVGIAPTPAVAYLVKHTGSLCGVVISASHNPAEFNGIKFFTNHGTKLPEELENSIEAEIESLSSVPAPTGTFTEDESLVKFYEQFLMSTVDASLFKGTKVVLDCANGASYKVAVNVFAGLGMNLTVTAAKPNGTNINHNVGALHTQFMQELTVKENAFIGFSFDGDADRVMVSDEKGRQLDGDNIIASSALCMKEEGSLQGNKAVLTIMANLGCINYLKEHGVDVELTTVGDKYVSEALEKGNLSIGGETSGHIIFRHFANTGDGILSALQFLQYVKRSGKPVSYFADQWKRYPSKLKAISVSQKPALESLDGFLPGVSEIEKIMHGKGRVIVRYSGTEPKLRILVEGEDEVLVDRVMQEVEDLYKQKTEVL; encoded by the coding sequence ATGGCAAAGTATTTTGGAACCGATGGAATCCGCGCCGTTGCCGGTCAGTTTCCGTTGGTGGATGATTTTATTCAAAAATTGGGCTACGCCGCTCTTCGCGAATTAAAAGAATATGCCCAAGCCGAGCACCTAAAACCCCAAGTAATTATTGCGCAAGATTCCCGCGCTTCGGGCCCGGCCATTTTAGCCGCTTTGGAAAAAGGTATCCGTGCGGCAGGCGTAAATGTAATCAGCGTGGGGATTGCCCCCACTCCGGCTGTAGCCTATTTAGTCAAACACACCGGCAGTTTGTGCGGGGTTGTTATTTCCGCCAGCCATAATCCGGCCGAATTTAACGGCATTAAATTTTTTACCAATCACGGTACTAAATTGCCGGAAGAATTGGAAAATTCCATTGAGGCCGAAATAGAATCGTTGTCTTCCGTTCCCGCTCCTACGGGTACTTTTACGGAAGATGAATCTTTGGTTAAATTCTACGAACAATTTTTAATGTCCACGGTTGATGCGTCGCTATTTAAAGGAACCAAAGTGGTGCTCGATTGTGCCAACGGGGCAAGTTATAAAGTTGCGGTAAATGTATTTGCCGGTTTGGGTATGAATCTAACCGTTACCGCCGCCAAACCCAACGGCACAAATATCAATCATAATGTCGGGGCGCTTCACACTCAATTTATGCAAGAACTGACCGTAAAAGAAAATGCTTTTATCGGGTTTAGTTTCGACGGAGATGCAGACCGCGTAATGGTCAGCGACGAAAAAGGCCGCCAATTGGACGGGGATAATATCATCGCTTCTTCCGCTCTTTGTATGAAAGAAGAAGGTTCGCTCCAAGGCAATAAAGCAGTCCTTACCATTATGGCCAACTTGGGTTGTATAAACTACTTAAAAGAACATGGTGTAGATGTGGAATTGACCACTGTGGGGGATAAATATGTTTCCGAAGCCCTTGAAAAAGGGAATTTATCCATCGGCGGGGAAACTTCCGGCCATATCATCTTCCGCCATTTCGCCAATACCGGGGACGGCATTTTGTCAGCCCTTCAATTTCTGCAGTATGTAAAGCGTTCCGGAAAACCGGTCAGTTATTTTGCCGACCAATGGAAACGCTACCCCAGCAAATTAAAAGCCATTTCCGTCTCGCAGAAACCTGCCTTGGAAAGTTTGGACGGATTCTTGCCCGGGGTGAGCGAAATCGAAAAAATCATGCACGGCAAAGGCCGTGTGATTGTGCGTTATAGTGGTACCGAGCCGAAACTTCGCATTTTGGTAGAAGGAGAAGACGAAGTGTTGGTAGATCGTGTGATGCAGGAAGTGGAAGATTTGTATAAACAAAAAACAGAGGTGCTTTAA
- a CDS encoding ATP-dependent metallopeptidase FtsH/Yme1/Tma family protein: MMKNKNPNNRKIVSFGQILGWLIIFALAVFFFNKPGVKEAVLDYSEFKHKVAAAEVSDLTVAPGMISGMYKNEQGQFAPFRTVRMEDPNLVQELTAANVKYKAQQDRSWIGSILFNVLWIVLLIGLWWFIFIRPQRNDGRSAMNFARSKAKMQDPSKQSVTFKDVAGCDEAKEELQDVIKFLKNPKKFQKLGGKLPKGVLLYGAPGTGKTLLAKAVAGEAGVSFFSASASEFVEMFVGVGAARVRDLFDQAKKNSPAIIFIDELDAVGRRRFAGIGGGHDEREQTLNQLLIELDGFESKQGIILMASTNRPDVLDPALIRPGRFDRHISVPAPDLKGREEILKVHAKKVKLSAEVDLKTVAKGTPGFVGADLANVINEAAILAARADKDAVTKTDMDEAVERVIAGPQKKSRIISKHEQRIIAAHEVGHTVVARMTNHSDPVHKVTIIPRGQALGYTLQLPLEDKFLTSKSELLDKLCILLAGRAAEEIVFGEITSGASDDLNKTMAYARKMVTELGMSEKLGPVALPSGEEGEVFLGRDISRHNTYSQELAKTIDEEILNLIKSSYTRAKDIITRNRAAFDKLVETLLEKEVVESNEIDEILGLKPVAKEDAPLEPAAEENPQEETQEPKAEQAEPRQPELFE; this comes from the coding sequence ATAATGAAGAACAAAAATCCGAACAACCGCAAAATTGTTTCCTTCGGCCAAATTTTAGGTTGGCTGATTATTTTCGCTTTGGCTGTTTTCTTTTTCAACAAGCCGGGAGTGAAAGAAGCCGTTTTGGACTATTCCGAATTCAAACATAAAGTGGCCGCGGCGGAAGTGTCGGATTTAACAGTAGCCCCGGGTATGATTTCCGGTATGTACAAAAACGAACAGGGCCAGTTTGCTCCGTTTAGAACGGTGCGCATGGAAGACCCGAATCTTGTGCAAGAACTGACTGCTGCCAATGTTAAATACAAAGCCCAACAGGATAGAAGTTGGATAGGCAGTATTCTTTTCAATGTTCTTTGGATTGTTCTTCTTATCGGGTTGTGGTGGTTCATTTTTATCCGCCCGCAAAGAAACGACGGCAGAAGTGCAATGAACTTTGCCCGCTCCAAAGCCAAAATGCAGGATCCTTCCAAACAGTCCGTTACCTTCAAAGATGTTGCCGGGTGCGACGAGGCGAAAGAAGAACTGCAAGATGTTATTAAATTCTTAAAGAATCCTAAAAAATTCCAAAAATTGGGCGGAAAACTCCCCAAAGGGGTGCTCCTTTACGGGGCTCCCGGTACGGGTAAAACCCTGCTTGCCAAGGCCGTCGCGGGAGAAGCCGGGGTTTCCTTCTTTTCCGCATCCGCTTCCGAATTTGTGGAAATGTTCGTAGGGGTGGGTGCCGCCCGCGTGCGCGACTTGTTTGACCAAGCCAAAAAGAATTCCCCCGCCATTATTTTTATCGATGAATTAGATGCGGTGGGTCGTCGTCGCTTTGCCGGTATCGGCGGCGGGCATGACGAACGCGAACAAACCCTCAACCAACTGCTTATTGAACTGGACGGTTTTGAAAGCAAACAGGGTATTATTTTAATGGCCTCTACCAACCGTCCCGATGTGTTGGATCCGGCTCTTATTCGCCCCGGTCGTTTTGACCGTCACATTTCCGTGCCTGCGCCTGATTTGAAAGGGCGCGAAGAAATTTTGAAAGTACACGCCAAAAAAGTGAAACTTTCCGCGGAAGTAGATTTGAAAACAGTGGCCAAAGGGACGCCCGGTTTTGTGGGGGCAGATTTAGCCAATGTTATTAACGAAGCCGCCATTTTGGCTGCCCGCGCCGATAAAGATGCCGTTACCAAAACGGATATGGACGAAGCGGTGGAACGGGTCATTGCCGGCCCGCAAAAAAAGAGCCGTATTATCTCTAAACACGAACAACGCATCATTGCCGCGCACGAGGTGGGGCATACGGTGGTTGCCCGTATGACGAACCACTCCGATCCGGTTCACAAAGTAACCATTATCCCTCGCGGTCAGGCATTGGGTTATACCTTACAACTTCCTTTGGAAGACAAATTCTTAACCAGCAAATCCGAATTATTGGATAAGTTGTGCATCTTGTTGGCCGGCCGTGCGGCGGAAGAAATCGTTTTTGGCGAAATTACTTCCGGTGCCAGTGATGACCTCAACAAAACCATGGCCTATGCCCGCAAAATGGTTACCGAATTGGGTATGAGCGAAAAATTGGGCCCGGTGGCACTTCCTTCCGGGGAAGAAGGGGAAGTGTTCTTGGGGCGCGATATTTCCCGTCACAACACCTATTCGCAAGAACTCGCTAAGACCATCGATGAGGAAATTTTGAATTTAATTAAGTCGTCCTACACGCGTGCGAAGGATATTATTACCCGAAATCGCGCCGCGTTTGATAAATTGGTGGAAACCCTCTTGGAAAAAGAAGTGGTGGAATCCAACGAAATTGACGAAATCCTGGGCTTAAAACCCGTCGCGAAAGAGGACGCTCCGCTTGAGCCCGCAGCAGAAGAAAACCCCCAAGAAGAAACGCAGGAGCCCAAAGCCGAACAGGCCGAGCCCCGCCAGCCGGAACTTTTTGAGTAA
- the hpt gene encoding hypoxanthine phosphoribosyltransferase, with protein MPENPILERVLFSEEQLSKRVAELGRQISADYRGKQPLFVGILRGCILFYSDLMKNISVDCNMDFMCLSSYAGTSSTGQVRTMLDLRESIKGRHVVIVEDIVDTGLTLEYLMGNLKSRGAASIEICCLLDKPCNRKADVHAKYVGFTIENEFVIGYGLDYNELYRNLPYIGVFKK; from the coding sequence ATGCCTGAAAACCCCATTTTGGAACGTGTTTTATTTTCGGAAGAACAATTATCTAAAAGAGTGGCCGAACTGGGCCGCCAGATTTCTGCGGATTACCGCGGCAAACAACCGTTGTTTGTGGGTATTTTGCGCGGCTGCATTTTGTTTTACTCTGACCTGATGAAAAACATCAGCGTAGATTGCAATATGGACTTTATGTGCTTGTCCTCCTATGCCGGCACTTCCAGCACGGGTCAAGTGCGCACCATGCTCGATTTGCGCGAAAGTATCAAGGGACGCCATGTGGTAATCGTAGAAGATATTGTAGATACCGGGCTTACCTTGGAATATTTGATGGGTAACTTAAAAAGCCGCGGTGCTGCCAGCATCGAAATTTGCTGCTTGCTTGATAAACCCTGCAACCGTAAAGCGGATGTGCATGCCAAATATGTAGGGTTTACTATCGAAAACGAATTTGTCATCGGGTACGGGTTGGACTACAACGAACTGTACCGCAACTTGCCTTATATTGGAGTATTTAAGAAATAA
- the glmS gene encoding glutamine--fructose-6-phosphate transaminase (isomerizing), translating into MCGIIGYVGNNNSVPYIIDGLKKLEYRGYDSAGISILQDGKLVTVRAVGKVSELERASLLVSPKGYTGLGHTRWATHGKPSEENSHPHTDCSGEIVVVHNGIIENYLSLREKLESLGHRFKSETDTEVIAHLIEENLKHVRASKEADLLLKAVQKTNKEISGAFAYSVLWTKTPGFLIGVKNQSPLVVGVGKNENFLASDVPAFLKHTDKVIFLEDGEIALLRVDKVTLLDKNGKEKKPKKVKISWDQQTAEKGGYAHFMLKEIYDQPQAIEDTLRTARTDFGKILGLDTEAMRQLKNIHIIACGTAYHAGLVGKYYLEQFAGIPVSVDLASEYKYRTVPEIPGTLAIAISQSGETADTIGAVKKAKEFGFRTLAICNVLGSSLTRTCDSTFFTHCGPEISVASTKAFTSQITSLYALAIFLGKANGNLGKTSFDKLYKELMHLSKAMSETVKMEYDVRHLTRKIYKADRFIFLGRNVNFPIALEGALKLKEVSYRSAEGFAAGEIKHGPISVIDKGTPVFVLMPKDRLFEKMLSACQECRARGAYVVAITTPDSAAKAKGVADKVFLVPQVSEFLQPVLNVVPMQFLAYWIAKRLGCDIDQPRNLAKSVTVE; encoded by the coding sequence ATGTGCGGAATAATCGGCTATGTAGGAAACAACAACAGTGTTCCCTATATCATTGACGGTCTGAAAAAATTGGAATATCGCGGTTACGATTCTGCCGGGATCTCTATTTTGCAAGACGGTAAATTGGTAACGGTTCGTGCAGTAGGAAAAGTGAGCGAGCTGGAAAGAGCCTCTCTTTTAGTCAGCCCCAAAGGCTACACCGGTCTTGGGCACACCCGTTGGGCTACCCACGGGAAACCCAGCGAAGAAAATTCCCACCCTCACACCGACTGTTCCGGCGAAATTGTGGTGGTTCATAACGGAATCATCGAAAACTATCTTTCTCTTCGTGAAAAATTGGAATCGCTCGGCCATCGTTTCAAAAGTGAAACGGATACCGAAGTGATTGCCCACCTGATAGAAGAAAACCTGAAACATGTTCGCGCTTCCAAGGAAGCCGACCTTCTGTTAAAAGCCGTTCAAAAAACCAACAAAGAAATTTCCGGTGCGTTTGCCTACAGTGTATTGTGGACGAAAACCCCGGGTTTTTTAATTGGCGTGAAAAACCAAAGCCCGCTTGTGGTGGGGGTCGGTAAAAACGAAAATTTTTTGGCGTCCGATGTTCCTGCTTTTTTGAAACATACCGATAAAGTTATCTTTTTGGAAGACGGCGAAATAGCACTTTTGCGTGTGGATAAGGTAACTTTGCTCGATAAAAACGGCAAAGAAAAGAAACCCAAAAAGGTAAAAATTTCTTGGGACCAACAAACGGCGGAAAAGGGCGGTTATGCGCATTTCATGCTCAAAGAAATTTACGACCAACCCCAAGCCATTGAAGATACTCTCCGCACGGCCCGCACAGACTTCGGAAAAATTTTGGGTTTGGATACCGAAGCCATGCGCCAACTCAAAAATATTCACATCATTGCCTGCGGAACGGCCTATCATGCAGGGCTTGTAGGTAAGTATTATTTGGAACAATTTGCCGGTATCCCGGTGAGCGTAGATTTAGCCAGCGAGTATAAATATCGCACCGTACCGGAAATCCCCGGAACGCTGGCAATTGCCATCAGCCAATCGGGCGAAACCGCTGATACTATCGGCGCGGTTAAAAAAGCCAAAGAGTTTGGGTTCCGTACTTTAGCCATTTGCAATGTGCTGGGTTCTAGCCTTACCCGCACGTGCGACAGCACTTTCTTTACGCATTGCGGGCCGGAAATCAGCGTGGCTTCCACCAAGGCATTTACCAGCCAAATTACCTCGTTATACGCGTTGGCTATTTTCCTGGGAAAAGCCAATGGCAATTTAGGCAAGACCTCTTTTGATAAACTCTATAAAGAGTTGATGCATCTTTCCAAAGCCATGAGTGAAACCGTAAAAATGGAATATGATGTGCGCCACTTAACGCGCAAAATCTACAAAGCGGATCGCTTTATTTTCTTGGGAAGAAATGTAAACTTCCCGATTGCTTTGGAAGGGGCCCTGAAACTGAAAGAAGTTTCTTATCGCAGTGCCGAAGGCTTTGCCGCCGGCGAAATAAAACACGGCCCCATTTCCGTGATTGATAAAGGAACGCCTGTTTTTGTGTTGATGCCCAAAGACCGTCTGTTTGAAAAAATGCTTTCCGCCTGCCAGGAGTGCCGCGCGCGCGGGGCTTATGTGGTAGCCATTACCACCCCGGACTCTGCTGCCAAAGCAAAAGGCGTGGCGGACAAGGTGTTTTTAGTGCCGCAAGTCAGCGAGTTTTTACAACCGGTTCTTAATGTTGTTCCCATGCAGTTCTTAGCGTATTGGATTGCCAAACGCTTGGGGTGCGATATTGACCAACCGCGCAATTTAGCCAAAAGCGTAACGGTGGAATAA